Proteins encoded by one window of Salvia splendens isolate huo1 chromosome 5, SspV2, whole genome shotgun sequence:
- the LOC121805751 gene encoding phospholipase D alpha 1-like, with protein MSQTLLHGTLHVTIFEVDRLHESGGGGNFLGKLVDNIGESVGLGKGTPKIYATVDLEKARVGRTRLIDKVTNNPNWSETFHIYCAHSASNVIFTVKDANAIGATLIGRAYVPVPDILDGDEVDRWEPILDENRSPIASASKIHVKLQFFDVSRDRNWGRGIKSAKYPGVPYTFFGQRTGCRVSLYQDAHIPDGFIPKIALSGGKNYEPHRCWEDAFDAITNAKHLIYITGWSVYTEISLIRDSRREKAGGDTTLGALLKKKAGEGVRVLMLVWDDRTSVGVLKKDGLMATHDEETMIFFQGSEVHCVLCPRNPDDGGSIVQSLQVSTMFTHHQKIIVVDSDMPKGGGDRRRIVSFVGGLDLCDGRYDTPFHSLFRTLDSAHHDDFHQPNFPGAAIEKGGPREPWHDIHSRVEGPIAWDVMFNFEQRWRKQGGKDVLLKLREDYENMIIPPSPVMHPDDQESWNVQLFRSIDGGAAFGFPESPEEAANAGLVSGKENIVDRSIQDAYIHAIRRAKNFIYIENQYFLGSSFGWGGDGITVGEIGALHLIPKELSLKVCSKIEAGEKFKIYVIVPMWPEGIPESGSVQAILDWQRRTMEMMYKDIIKALRDKGMEDDPRNYLTFFCLGNRETSKDGEYMPTQQPEPDSDYLRAQMARRFMIYVHSKMMIVDDEYIIVGSANINQRSMDGTRDSEIAIGAYQPHHLSTKKPARGQVHGFRMALWYEHLGTIDDVFLQPQGEECVRKVNDLADKYWDLYANEELQRDLPGHLLRYPIAISSEGVVTELPGNDCFPDTKAKLLGVKSDYLPPILTT; from the exons ATGTCTCAGACATTGCTTCATGGGACTTTACATGTAACAATCTTTGAAGTTGATAGGCTGCACGaaagtggtggtggtgggaaTTTTTTAGGCAAG CTGGTGGATAACATCGGCGAATCAGTGGGCCTGGGCAAAGGCACCCCCAAAATCTACGCAACCGTTGATCTAGAGAAGGCGAGAGTGGGGCGCACCCGTCTGATCGACAAGGTGACCAACAACCCCAACTGGTCAGAAACTTTCCACATATACTGCGCCCACTCGGCCTCAAACGTCATCTTCACAGTCAAAGACGCCAACGCCATCGGGGCTACCCTCATCGGCCGCGCCTATGTCCCCGTCCCAGACATCCTAGACGGGGACGAGGTGGACCGATGGGAGCCGATCTTGGACGAGAACCGCAGCCCCATTGCCTCGGCCTCGAAGATCCACGTCAAGCTACAATTCTTCGATGTGAGCCGCGACCGCAACTGGGGGCGCGGCATCAAGAGCGCTAAATACCCCGGCGTGCCCTACACCTTCTTCGGGCAGCGCACAGGGTGCCGCGTCTCCCTCTACCAAGACGCCCACATCCCCGACGGCTTCATCCCGAAAATCGCCCTATCCGGGGGGAAAAACTACGAGCCTCACCGCTGCTGGGAGGATGCCTTCGACGCTATAACCAATGCTAAGCATTTGATCTACATCACCGGATGGTCTGTTTACACCGAGATTTCTCTTATCCGGGACTCGAGGAGGGAGAAGGCTGGGGGCGACACCACCCTCGGCGCCTTGCTGAAGAAAAAGGCCGGGGAAGGAGTGAGAGTGCTGATGCTCGTTTGGGATGATCGGACCTCGGTGGGGGTTTTAAAGAAGGATGGGCTAATGGCCACTCATGACGAAGAAacaatgatattttttcaggGGAGTGAGGTTCATTGCGTGTTGTGCCCTCGAAATCCAGATGATGGCGGGAGCATTGTGCAGAGTTTGCAAGTCTCCACCATGTTTACTCATCATCAGAAAATCATAGTTGTGGATAGTGACATGCCTAAGGGAGGAGGAGATCGGCGCCGGATTGTGAGCTTCGTGGGCGGGCTCGATCTCTGCGACGGGAGGTACGACACGCCCTTCCATAGCCTGTTCCGGACACTGGACTCGGCCCACCACGATGACTTCCATCAGCCTAACTTCCCGGGGGCCGCCATTGAAAAAGGCGGCCCCCGAGAGCCTTGGCATGACATCCACTCGCGAGTGGAGGGCCCCATCGCGTGGGATGTCATGTTTAATTTCGAACAGAGGTGGAGGAAACAGGGTGGGAAGGACGTGCTGCTGAAGCTGAGAGAGGATTACGAGAACATGATCATCCCGCCGTCTCCGGTCATGCACCCCGACGACCAAGAGTCGTGGAATGTGCAGCTCTTTAGGTCGATAGACGGTGGGGCAGCCTTTGGGTTCCCGGAGAGCCCTGAGGAGGCGGCCAACGCTGGTCTCGTTAGTGGCAAGGAGAATATCGTGGATCGGAGCATCCAGGACGCCTACATTCACGCTATACGGAGGGCCAAGAACTTCATCTACATCGAGAATCAGTACTTCCTCGGATCGAGCTTCGGGTGGGGGGGCGATGGCATTACTGTGGGGGAAATCGGAGCTCTGCATCTCATACCGAAAGAGTTGTCGTTGAAGGTTTGTAGCAAGATTGAAGCAGGGGAGAAGTTCAAGATCTATGTGATTGTTCCCATGTGGCCGGAGGGGATCCCGGAGAGTGGATCGGTACAGGCTATCTTGGATTGGCAGAGACGGACAATGGAGATGATGTATAAGGACATTATTAAGGCTTTGAGAGATAAGGGCATGGAAGATGATCCTAGGAATTACTTGACCTTCTTCTGCCTCGGGAATCGGGAGACCTCCAAGGACGGTGAGTACATGCCGACGCAGCAGCCAGAGCCCGACTCTGATTATCTCCGAGCCCAGATGGCTCGAAGGTTTATGATATACGTGCACTCAAAGATGATGATCG TTGATGATGAGTACATTATAGTTGGGTCGGCTAACATCAACCAACGGTCGATGGATGGGACTCGGGACTCGGAGATAGCCATTGGAGCCTACCAACCGCACCATCTGTCAACGAAGAAGCCGGCTAGGGGTCAAGTCCATGGCTTTCGGATGGCGTTATGGTACGAGCATCTAGGGACAATTGACGATGTTTTCCTCCAACCTCAGGGCGAGGAGTGTGTGAGGAAGGTGAATGATTTGGCCGATAAGTATTGGGATCTCTATGCTAATGAGGAGCTACAGAGAGACCTTCCGGGGCATTTGCTTCGCTACCCCATCGCCATCAGCAGTGAAGGAGTCGTCACCGAGCTTCCCGGCAACGACTGCTTCCCCGACACCAAGGCTAAGTTGCTCGGTGTTAAGTCAGACTATCTCCCTCCCATCCTCACTACCTAA